One Epinephelus lanceolatus isolate andai-2023 chromosome 10, ASM4190304v1, whole genome shotgun sequence genomic region harbors:
- the rpl18 gene encoding large ribosomal subunit protein eL18 produces the protein MGVDIRHNKDRKVHRKEPKSQDIYLRLLVKLYRFLARRSNAPFNKVVLRRLFMSRTNRPPISISRLIRKMKMPGRENRIAVVVGSVTDDVRIQEIPKLKICALRVTDGARRRILKAGGQVMTFDQLAMAAPKGQGTVLLSGPRKGREVYRHFGKAPGTPHSHTKPYIRSKGRKFERARGRRASRGYKN, from the exons ATG GGAGTCGACATCAGACACAACAAGGACCGTAAGGTGCACAGGAAGGAGCCAAAGAGCCAGGATATCTACCTGAGGCTCCTGGTTAAG TTGTACAGGTTCCTGGCCCGCCGCTCTAATGCTCCCTTCAACAAGGTCGTCCTGAGGAGGCTCTTCATGAGCAGGACCAACAGGCCTCCCATCTCCATCTCTCGCCTG ATCCGTAAGATGAAGATGCCTGGCCGTGAGAACAGAATCGCTGTTGTTGTGGGATCtgtcactgatgatgtcaggaTTCAGGAAATTCCCAAGCTCAAG ATCTGCGCTCTGAGGGTAACTGATGGTGCCCGTCGCAGGATCCTGAAGGCAGGCGGTCAGgtgatgacctttgaccagctGGCCATGGCTGCTCCCAAAGGACAGGGCACAGTGCTGCTGTCAG GACCCCGTAAAGGCAGAGAGGTGTACAGGCACTTTGGAAAAGCCCCTGGAACTCCTCACAGCCACACCAA GCCCTACATCCGCTCCAAGGGCAGGAAGTTCGAGAGAGCCCGTGGTCGCAGAGCCAGCCGTGGCTACAAGAACtag